In Candidatus Zixiibacteriota bacterium, the sequence GAGCCGGGCGACCGCGGTGCCGAGTTGTCGCAGGAGGATGTCACCGACGGTGCGGAAGCACCTCGCGAGGACGACGAAGCCGGGAATTCGGCCGACGACGAGGACAGGAAACACCACGAATGACTGAGAGCGCGCCCGTTCGAGTCCGCATAGCGCCGTCGCCTACCGGCTACCTTCATGTCGGCACGGCCCGCTCGGCGCTGTTCAATTATCTGTTCGCCCGCCACCACGGCGGCAAGTTTCTCGTTCGGATCGAAGATACCGACCTGGAACGTTCACGGGCGGAGTTTATCGAGCCTATCCTCGACGCTCTTCGCTGGCTCGGACTGGAGTGGGACGAGCAGATCGTCTACCAGTCCCAGCGGCTGGATTTGTATCGATCGTACGTGAACACCATCCTGCAGTCCGGCCATGCGTACCGGTGTTTTTGTACGGTCGAAGAGCTGGAGGCGGAACGCGAACGCGCACGGGAGGCGAAACTGCCTCCGCGATACAGCGGACGGTGTCGGCATCTCACCGAGGCGGAAATCGAAGATCGACTCAGCGCGGGGATGCCGTTTACGGTACGTGTGAAAATCCCGGAGGGCGTGACGACATATCGTGACATGGTTTCCGGCGAGTTGAGCCGGCACAGCGACGATATCGAGGATCTCATAATTGCCCGCTCTGACGGTTCCGCGACCTACAATTTCGCGGTGGTGATCGACGATCACGAGATGGGTATTACGCATGTGATCCGGGGCAACGACCACATCACGAATACCTTCAAGCAGATCCACATTTACCGGGCGTTCGACTGGGCGGAGCCGCAGTTCGGCCATGTGCCGCTGATTTTGCGCCCGGACAAGAAAAAGGTCTCTAAGCGGTTGGGGGATAAGGACGTAGGCGAGTATCGCAACGACGGTATTGTCCCCGACGCCATGTTCAACTATCTGTGCCTGCTGGGCTGGAACCCGAAAACGGAGCAGGAGATCTATTCGCGCCGGGAGCTGATTGAGCGTTTTACCGAGGACAACCTCAATCCGTCCAACGCGGTGTTCGACGAGGAGAAGTTGATCGCCTTCAATAAGGCTCACATCATGCGGATGTCGGACCATGACCTGGCGGTCCTGGTTGCGCCTCTGCTGGTGGAGGCAGGCGTCACCACGAAGTACTGGCTGGAGACGCGCTGGGAGTATCTTCGATTAGTCATCCGACTGCTCAAGGAGCGGGTGCGAACGCTGCACGATTTTGTCGGGCTGGGTGGATATTTCTTCAGTTTTGATTATACTTACGAGGAGACCGCGGCCGCGAAGCAGTTCGTGCCCGAGACCGCGGAGTTGCTTGCGGCACTGGCGGCCCGTTTTGAGGCGCTGGCTGAGTTCAGTCACGATACTCTCGAATCGGCGCTCAAGGGTCTGGCTGCGGAGCGGGCGGTCAAACCGGGTGTCCTGATCCACCCGACCCGCCTGGCGGTGAGTGGGATGTCGATCGGTCCCGGCCTGTACGACCTGTTACAGGCGTTAGGCAAGCCGATTGTCCTTGATCGGATGAGAAAAGCAGTGGAGTTTATAACCAGGAAGAATCCGGCCTGACGGCTGGTGAGGGATTATGGCGACGACGAAACAACAAATCGGCGAAGTGCTGAAGCGGGCCATTAAGGGCGAAGAGGACGGCCACAAGTTTTACGATCTTCTGGCCAAAAAGGCAACCAACCCGGACGCGCGCCGCAAGCTGGAGAATCTGCGTGACGACGAAATCCGTCACAAGCAGACGCTGATGGAAATCTACGCCACGCATGTCGGCGGACCGATGGGCGAGCTTCCGGAGCACGGGATCAACGCGCTCGCGCAGGTGTTCCGGAAGGGTCGGCTCGAGGAACGGAAGACCGAAATGGAGTTCATCAACCTCGCCATCGAGGCGGAACTGGCGGCCACCAGGTACTACCAGGCCGAGCGGGATCTGGTCGATGACCCGACTTTTCGGGAGATATTCGATCAACTCGCCGAGGAAGAGCACCTGCATTTCGAACTGCTGCAGGCGGAAAAGGACGCCCTGGGCGGAAATTACTCGTGGTTCGGATACGATGAAAGTACTCCGCTGGAACACTGACACCCGACGGTGAACCGGCTGCCGGAAGCAAAATAGATGTATGACAGGTGACCCCATGGATCAGTGGATGTGTTCGATTTGCGGCTACGTGCATGATGATGAAGAGCCGCCGGATATGTGCCCCATTTGTGCCGCGCCGTCAAGCAAGTTTGTCGAGTACCTGCCTGATGAGGACGATGAAGACTCGTTCCGTCGCCCGGGAAAGCCGGACGATGACGACGAGTTCTATGGTGAATTCGACGAACCGTAAACGGCGGCGAGCTCTTTCATGACGACCAGCGTCAGACACGCGACAACCACGCTCGCGATCGGAGATCCGGCCCCCGATTTTTCGCTGCCGACTCACAACGAAGGCGAGCTGAATCTCGGGTGGTACCGGGCGCGCAAAAATGTCGTGCTTGCCTTTTACCCGGCCGACTGGACACCCGTCTGTGCCACGCAAATCCCGGGCTACCAGCAGATCATCGACCAGTTCGACAAGTACGACTGCCAGCTGCTGGGCATCTCGGTGGATTCGGTGCCCAGCCATATGGCCTGGGCCAGGTCGATGGGCGGTCTGTCGTTTCCGCTGATGTCGGACTTCTGGCCCCACGGCGAGATCGCCCGGCGTTACGGCGTGCTGACGGCCCGTGGATTCGCCGAACGGGCGGTCCTCCTGATCGACAAAGCGGGAATCATCCGTTATATCGAGATTGTCGATCCGGCCGTGCTGCCCGATACGAAGAAGCTGTTTGACGCCATCAAGGCGCTTCCGTCGGGACCCGAACGAACCGACGACTTTCTCCGCAAATGACCGGTTCCCGGGCACATCGGGCCGGTTCACGTGTTGTACTAAAGCTATGAGCGACGCAATGACGCGAACGACAGCGGAAGACGGCCTGTACGATATCACATTCGTGGGGGCCGGTCCCGTTGCCCTCTACGGGATGTATTATGCGGGCCTGCGCATGACCCGATTCAAAGCCATCGACATGCTCGACGAAGTCGGCGGCGGTCTGATGGCTCTGTACCCGGAGAAATATATCTACGATGTCGCCGGCTTCCCGAAAATCCTCGCCAAGGACCTCACCCGCCAGATGCAGCAGCAGGCGACCCAGTATCCGCACACGATGTGCCTCGGCGAGAAAGTGGTGCACATACGGAGAACGGACGCCGGCATAATCGAATTGACCACCGACAAAGGCATGCACCTGTCCAAAACCGTGATCATCTGCGCCGGGCTGGGCGCGTACATCCCCAAGAAGCTCGACATTCCCGAAGTGCACGAACTCGAAGGGCGGGGCATCTTTTACTCCGTACGCCGTATCCGCGATTTCGCGGACAAAAACGTGCTGGTGGTCGGCGGCGGCGACTCGGCGTTCGACTATTCCATGATGCTGGAACCGGTCGCGCGCAAAATAACGCACATTCATCGCAACGACTTCTTCAGCGCTCACGAAGATTCCGTACGAAAAGTGCGGGAATCCTCGGTTGAGTTGCTCGTTCCGTTCTGGGAAGTGAAGCGGATCGAAGGCGACGACTGGGTCTCTCGCGTGACGATCGTGCAGACGCGAACGGGCGAGGAACGGGTGCTGGATGTGGACGCGATCGTGTTTAATATCGGCTTTCTCACCAATCTCGGCCCGATCGAGCAGTGGGGATTGAAGCTGGATAAAAACGCCATCGCCGTGGACAGCCGCATGCGTACCAATATTGAAGGCGTCTATGCGGCCGGTGATATCGTCACTTACGACAGCAAGTTGAAACTGATTTCGACCGGCTGCGGCGAAGTGGCGATTGCCGTGAACAACGCCAAGAACTATTTGAACCCAAAAGCAACCGTGAGCCCGGGGCACTCGACCGACAAGCATGAACTCGCCCAGCAGAGATGGGCCAAAAAACAGGCGGCGGCCCAGACTGCTCAAAAATCGGAAAACCCGCCGTCGACCCCGACATCTCACGAGACCGGAAGATAACCGTGTATTTTGCCCTGCCGAAAGAATATCGCGAGGCGCCTGTCGATGAGTTGAAAGAGCGCATCACCGCGGCCCGACAGAAACTCGGCAGCCGCCTGATGATCCTCACTCACCATTACCAGCGGATGGAAGTCGTGGCGTTCGGCGACCACGTCGGCGACAGCTACGGTCTTTCCAAAATCGCCGCGGCCCGCAAGGACGTCGAGGTTATCGTTTTCTGCGGCGTGCATTTCATGGCCGAGTCGGCCGATATTCTCACCGCCGACCACCAGACGGTCTTTTTGCCGAATCCGCTGGCGGGCTGTCCGATGGCCGACATGGCGGAAATGGCCGACGTGCTCGAGGCCTGGGAGTATCTCAAACCGTTCGGCGCCGAGCGGACGATTATGCCCGTTTCGTACATGAACACGGCCGCCGGCTTGAAGGCCTTTACCGGCAAGTACGGCGGGTTGATCTGCACGTCGTCGAACGCCAAAGCCGCGCTTTCGTACGCCTTGTCCCGCCGGGAAAAAGTCTTCTTCTTCCCGGACGAAAATCTCGGCTACAATACCGGCCATGCGTACGGTTTGAAGCCGGACGAGATGGTCATCTGGGATTTCCGTAAAGACCGCGGCGGATTGTCCGAGCAACAAATCGAGCGGGCGAAGATCATTCTCTGGAAGGGCCACTGTCACGTCCATACGAATTTCACGGCCGCGCATGTCGCGCAGATGCGGATGGACTATCCGGGCGTCAGGGTTGTGGTTCACCCGGAGTGCCCGCCACCGGTCGTGCAGGCTGCCGACGCCAACGGCTCGACCAAATTTATCGTCGAGTATTGTCGCAAAGCCGAACCGGGTTCCGTTATCGCGATCGGCACCGAAATCAACCTGATCAATCGGATGGCCCACGAGCATCCGGACAAGACGATCCTCGAACTGTCGGGGCAGACCTGCCCGGTCTGTGCCAATATGTACCGCACGACCGTGAACGATTTGGCATATTGTCTCGAGAACTACGCCGATCTCAAGCCGATCCGGGTGCCGGAGCCGACTCGCTCCGAGGCGTTGCTGGCGCTGGAGAAAATGCTGGAGATCGCGTAGATAATCGGTCCAAATTGACGCCGCTGCTTGACGGGCGCGCGTATGAGAGTGTATATTCAAGTCTGTATTACATTTCCGGCGAAAACAACCAACGTACGATAAGGAACTCGGTTATGGTGTCAGACGTCCTCGTCCCGCAGATGGGCGAATCAGTGCTGGAAGGAACGATCCTCGAGTGGAAGGTCAAGGTCGGCGACAAGGTCGAAATCAATCAGCCGCTCGTCGAGCTGATGACCGACAAGGTCAACGTGGAGATTCCCGCCGAAACCGCCGGCGTCCTCACCCAGCAGTTTGCCCAGGTCGGCGAGGTCGTGCCGGTAGGGTCGCGAATCGCGACGATCGACGACGGCAAGGAAAGCGCCGCCGCGCCCGACTCCAAGGGGGGCGCAACCTCGGCCCCGCCCAAACCCTCGGCAGCGGCAACAAAGGCCGCCGCCCCGCCGGCTAGCCGGCCGGTCGTCCCGCCTCCGCCCCGTCCTGAAGTCAAAGGGACGGCGGCCGCCG encodes:
- the gltX gene encoding glutamate--tRNA ligase, which gives rise to MTESAPVRVRIAPSPTGYLHVGTARSALFNYLFARHHGGKFLVRIEDTDLERSRAEFIEPILDALRWLGLEWDEQIVYQSQRLDLYRSYVNTILQSGHAYRCFCTVEELEAERERAREAKLPPRYSGRCRHLTEAEIEDRLSAGMPFTVRVKIPEGVTTYRDMVSGELSRHSDDIEDLIIARSDGSATYNFAVVIDDHEMGITHVIRGNDHITNTFKQIHIYRAFDWAEPQFGHVPLILRPDKKKVSKRLGDKDVGEYRNDGIVPDAMFNYLCLLGWNPKTEQEIYSRRELIERFTEDNLNPSNAVFDEEKLIAFNKAHIMRMSDHDLAVLVAPLLVEAGVTTKYWLETRWEYLRLVIRLLKERVRTLHDFVGLGGYFFSFDYTYEETAAAKQFVPETAELLAALAARFEALAEFSHDTLESALKGLAAERAVKPGVLIHPTRLAVSGMSIGPGLYDLLQALGKPIVLDRMRKAVEFITRKNPA
- the nadA gene encoding quinolinate synthase NadA, producing the protein MYFALPKEYREAPVDELKERITAARQKLGSRLMILTHHYQRMEVVAFGDHVGDSYGLSKIAAARKDVEVIVFCGVHFMAESADILTADHQTVFLPNPLAGCPMADMAEMADVLEAWEYLKPFGAERTIMPVSYMNTAAGLKAFTGKYGGLICTSSNAKAALSYALSRREKVFFFPDENLGYNTGHAYGLKPDEMVIWDFRKDRGGLSEQQIERAKIILWKGHCHVHTNFTAAHVAQMRMDYPGVRVVVHPECPPPVVQAADANGSTKFIVEYCRKAEPGSVIAIGTEINLINRMAHEHPDKTILELSGQTCPVCANMYRTTVNDLAYCLENYADLKPIRVPEPTRSEALLALEKMLEIA
- a CDS encoding ferritin family protein, producing the protein MATTKQQIGEVLKRAIKGEEDGHKFYDLLAKKATNPDARRKLENLRDDEIRHKQTLMEIYATHVGGPMGELPEHGINALAQVFRKGRLEERKTEMEFINLAIEAELAATRYYQAERDLVDDPTFREIFDQLAEEEHLHFELLQAEKDALGGNYSWFGYDESTPLEH
- a CDS encoding peroxiredoxin, which produces MTTSVRHATTTLAIGDPAPDFSLPTHNEGELNLGWYRARKNVVLAFYPADWTPVCATQIPGYQQIIDQFDKYDCQLLGISVDSVPSHMAWARSMGGLSFPLMSDFWPHGEIARRYGVLTARGFAERAVLLIDKAGIIRYIEIVDPAVLPDTKKLFDAIKALPSGPERTDDFLRK
- a CDS encoding NAD(P)/FAD-dependent oxidoreductase translates to MTRTTAEDGLYDITFVGAGPVALYGMYYAGLRMTRFKAIDMLDEVGGGLMALYPEKYIYDVAGFPKILAKDLTRQMQQQATQYPHTMCLGEKVVHIRRTDAGIIELTTDKGMHLSKTVIICAGLGAYIPKKLDIPEVHELEGRGIFYSVRRIRDFADKNVLVVGGGDSAFDYSMMLEPVARKITHIHRNDFFSAHEDSVRKVRESSVELLVPFWEVKRIEGDDWVSRVTIVQTRTGEERVLDVDAIVFNIGFLTNLGPIEQWGLKLDKNAIAVDSRMRTNIEGVYAAGDIVTYDSKLKLISTGCGEVAIAVNNAKNYLNPKATVSPGHSTDKHELAQQRWAKKQAAAQTAQKSENPPSTPTSHETGR